One window of Solwaraspora sp. WMMA2056 genomic DNA carries:
- a CDS encoding sodium:solute symporter family protein yields MSNIQTWTLVFIVGTFAVYLGIAWRSRVKETTGFYVAGQGIPTVANGAAVAADWMSAASFISMAGLIAFLGSDGSIYLMGWTGGYVLLALLIAPYLRKWGKFTVPEFVGDRYSETVRTIAAVAALIISFTYVVGQMRGGGIVFSRFLGLDITGGVIVAALVIFAYAVLGGMKGITWTQVSQYTVLIIAYLIPAFAVAQQMTGLPIPQVSFGQILDELNALSVQMGLTQFTEAFSARPQIDVFLVTMSLMIGTAGLPHVIVRFYTTKTVRGARYSAFWALFFIALLYTTAPAVGAFTKLNLLQSVNGVAVDALPAWVNNWAATGLVTFGDGVQTIGSVSNNPASGADLIVNNDILVLASPEIAGLPAPIVGLVAAGGMAAAMSTAAGLLLVISSSFSHDLYFRRVKRDSTDAQRLLAGRIAMGLAVLIAVYAGINPPAFVAQVVAFAFGLAAASFFPVIVLGIFWKRCNATGAASGMVAGLVFTAAYMIYTLEVFGTSAHAHIFDISPEAIGTIGAIVNFIVTIVVSKMTAPPPAEISEMVESIRYPGTRRTVAASSTGDAT; encoded by the coding sequence GTGAGCAACATCCAAACCTGGACCCTCGTCTTCATCGTCGGCACGTTCGCCGTCTACCTGGGCATCGCCTGGCGCAGCCGGGTGAAGGAGACCACCGGCTTCTACGTCGCCGGTCAGGGCATCCCCACCGTCGCCAACGGTGCCGCCGTCGCCGCCGACTGGATGTCGGCCGCGTCGTTCATTTCGATGGCCGGCCTGATCGCCTTCCTCGGCTCCGACGGCTCGATCTACCTGATGGGCTGGACCGGCGGTTACGTACTGCTGGCCCTGCTGATCGCCCCGTACCTGCGTAAGTGGGGCAAGTTCACCGTGCCGGAATTCGTCGGTGACCGTTACTCGGAAACCGTACGGACGATCGCGGCGGTCGCCGCGCTCATCATTTCCTTCACCTACGTCGTCGGTCAGATGCGCGGTGGCGGCATCGTCTTCAGCCGGTTCCTCGGCCTGGACATCACCGGTGGCGTCATCGTCGCGGCGCTGGTGATCTTCGCGTACGCGGTGCTCGGCGGCATGAAGGGCATCACCTGGACCCAGGTGTCGCAGTACACGGTGCTCATCATCGCGTACCTGATCCCGGCGTTCGCGGTGGCGCAGCAGATGACCGGGCTGCCGATTCCGCAGGTGTCGTTCGGGCAGATCCTCGACGAACTCAACGCCCTCAGCGTGCAGATGGGGCTGACCCAGTTCACCGAGGCGTTCTCGGCGCGGCCGCAGATCGACGTCTTCCTGGTGACGATGTCGCTGATGATCGGCACCGCCGGCCTGCCGCACGTGATCGTCCGGTTCTACACCACCAAGACGGTCCGGGGCGCCCGCTACTCGGCGTTCTGGGCGCTGTTCTTCATCGCCCTGCTCTACACCACCGCCCCGGCGGTGGGCGCGTTCACCAAGCTGAACCTGCTGCAGTCGGTGAACGGTGTGGCGGTCGACGCGCTGCCGGCCTGGGTCAACAACTGGGCGGCGACCGGGCTCGTCACGTTCGGCGACGGCGTGCAGACCATCGGATCGGTCAGCAACAACCCCGCCTCCGGGGCCGACCTGATCGTCAACAACGACATCCTGGTGCTGGCCAGCCCCGAGATCGCCGGTCTGCCGGCACCGATCGTCGGTCTGGTCGCGGCCGGCGGCATGGCGGCCGCCATGTCCACGGCCGCCGGTCTGCTGCTGGTCATCTCGTCGTCGTTCTCGCACGACCTGTACTTCCGGCGGGTCAAGCGGGACTCCACCGACGCTCAGCGGCTGCTCGCCGGCCGGATCGCCATGGGCCTGGCGGTGCTGATCGCGGTGTACGCCGGCATCAACCCGCCGGCGTTCGTCGCCCAGGTGGTCGCGTTCGCGTTCGGCCTGGCCGCCGCGAGCTTCTTCCCGGTCATCGTGCTCGGCATCTTCTGGAAACGGTGCAACGCCACCGGCGCCGCCTCCGGCATGGTCGCCGGTCTGGTGTTCACCGCCGCGTACATGATCTACACGTTGGAGGTGTTCGGTACCTCGGCACACGCGCACATCTTCGACATCAGCCCGGAGGCGATCGGCACCATC
- a CDS encoding DUF4212 domain-containing protein: MTEVTPDSSAGGEDSPPPTTPPDNGWRQQYWRRNLRLMVILLAIWFVVSFVFGILLIQPLNNIEIFGFPLGFWFAQQGSIYTFVILILVYAKMMDRLDDEFGVSERAAEGSQK; the protein is encoded by the coding sequence GTGACCGAGGTAACCCCCGATAGCAGTGCGGGTGGCGAGGATTCGCCACCGCCAACCACGCCACCGGACAACGGTTGGCGGCAGCAGTACTGGCGCCGGAATCTGCGACTGATGGTGATCCTGCTCGCCATCTGGTTCGTCGTGTCGTTCGTCTTCGGCATTCTGCTGATCCAGCCGCTGAACAACATCGAAATTTTCGGCTTCCCGCTGGGCTTCTGGTTCGCCCAGCAGGGCTCGATCTACACGTTCGTGATCCTCATCCTGGTCTACGCCAAGATGATGGACCGCCTCGACGACGAGTTCGGCGTCAGTGAGCGTGCGGCGGAAGGGAGCCAGAAGTGA